One window from the genome of Moraxella nasibovis encodes:
- a CDS encoding catalase, producing MSEMKCPYSGTVLTHSNGAPVADNQNSLTAGARGPLLAQDLWLNEKLADFAREVIPERRMHAKGSGAFGTFTVTHDITQYTKAKIFSEIGKKTEMFARFTTVAGERGAADAERDIRGFALKFYTEEGNWDMVGNNTPVFFLRDPRKFPDLNKAVKRDPKTNLRSATNNWDFWTLLPEAFHQVTIVMSDRGIPKSYRHMHGFGSHTYSFINAQNERFWVKFHFRTQQGIQNLTDSEAEAVIAKDRESNQRDLFDAIERGDFPKWKMYVQIMPEADAEKVPYHPFDLTKVWPKGDYPLIEVGEFELNKNPQNFFLDVEQSAFAPSNLVPGISVSPDKMLQARLFNYADAQRYRLGVNRNQIPVNAPRCPVYSNHRDGQGRVDDNYGGRPHYEPNSFGQWQEQPQYAEPALKISGDAKNWDFREDDNDYFSQPRALFNLMNDEQKQALFDNTAAAMGDALDFIKYRHIRNCHKCDPAYGEGVAKALGMTVEDAIKAYDTDPAKHLPSCLAP from the coding sequence ATGTCCGAAATGAAATGCCCCTACTCAGGCACCGTCCTAACCCACAGTAATGGCGCCCCTGTCGCCGACAACCAAAACTCACTGACCGCAGGCGCTCGTGGTCCACTGCTTGCCCAAGATTTGTGGCTAAACGAAAAGCTTGCCGACTTTGCCCGTGAAGTGATTCCAGAGCGTCGTATGCACGCCAAAGGCTCGGGTGCGTTTGGTACATTTACCGTGACTCATGACATCACCCAATATACCAAAGCTAAGATTTTTAGCGAAATCGGCAAAAAAACCGAAATGTTCGCCCGCTTTACGACCGTCGCTGGCGAGCGAGGAGCGGCGGATGCTGAGCGAGACATTCGTGGCTTTGCCTTGAAATTTTACACCGAAGAAGGCAACTGGGACATGGTTGGCAACAACACGCCTGTATTCTTCTTGCGTGACCCAAGAAAATTTCCCGACCTAAACAAAGCGGTCAAAAGAGACCCCAAAACCAACTTGCGTAGTGCGACCAATAACTGGGATTTTTGGACACTCTTGCCAGAAGCGTTCCACCAAGTGACCATCGTCATGAGCGACCGCGGCATTCCTAAGTCTTATCGCCATATGCACGGCTTTGGCTCGCACACTTATAGCTTTATCAATGCCCAAAATGAGCGTTTTTGGGTCAAGTTCCATTTCCGCACTCAGCAAGGTATCCAAAACCTAACCGATAGCGAGGCCGAAGCGGTCATCGCCAAAGATCGGGAGAGCAATCAGCGTGATTTGTTTGATGCCATTGAGCGTGGCGATTTCCCAAAATGGAAAATGTATGTACAAATCATGCCAGAAGCGGACGCCGAAAAAGTACCTTACCACCCATTTGACCTGACCAAAGTTTGGCCAAAAGGCGACTATCCTTTGATTGAAGTGGGCGAATTTGAGCTGAACAAAAACCCACAAAACTTCTTCTTAGATGTAGAACAATCCGCCTTTGCCCCAAGTAACTTAGTGCCGGGCATTAGCGTATCGCCAGATAAGATGCTACAGGCGCGCCTGTTTAACTATGCCGATGCACAGCGTTATCGCTTAGGCGTAAACCGCAATCAAATCCCTGTCAATGCCCCACGCTGCCCTGTGTACTCAAACCACAGAGACGGACAAGGTCGTGTTGATGACAACTATGGCGGTCGTCCGCACTATGAGCCAAACAGCTTTGGACAATGGCAAGAACAGCCCCAGTACGCCGAGCCTGCCCTAAAAATCAGCGGCGATGCCAAAAACTGGGATTTCCGTGAAGATGACAATGACTATTTTAGCCAGCCACGAGCGCTGTTCAATCTGATGAACGACGAGCAAAAACAAGCCCTGTTTGACAACACCGCAGCAGCGATGGGCGATGCGCTTGATTTCATCAAATACCGCCACATCAGAAACTGCCATAAATGCGACCCTGCTTACGGTGAAGGCGTTGCCAAGGCATTAGGCATGACGGTAGAAGACGCCATCAAAGCATATGACACCGACCCCGCCAAGCACCTACCAAGCTGCCTTGCACCTTGA
- a CDS encoding AI-2E family transporter, with the protein MTNYHLPPRTLIVFGFAILLLLASFYYLTQVWLIIFGAVLFAVFLLGLTDYAKKIPKLGAYLERLPHTLMVGMVAGLLLLIIGGFLANFGNELANQFSDIKKMIPAAIIGIDNYLQGYPTIYEWVTTREWFVEVRQNPEILFSQFGQEAIGSIPMLLGGFVSGVGTFVIILLLGLFFALNPAMYQRSFIALVPKVHRDKAKYLLERSYDALKQWLVGQLVVMSFVGIATTIALWLMDVKFALALGVTAFVLDFIPVIGPWLSAVPILLVTLILAPDMLLWVLLMIIVVQQMESYIVSPIVQQRLVDLPPVALLLSQIIMGSMTGILGVALATPLMVVAIVWVQVLYIKFTLGDYQLKIMGQNDEDLRHDRYNQPEPMQVVKSEHIKISD; encoded by the coding sequence ATGACAAATTACCACCTACCGCCAAGAACACTGATTGTGTTTGGCTTTGCAATTTTATTATTGCTCGCAAGCTTTTATTATCTCACCCAAGTCTGGCTCATTATTTTTGGCGCAGTGCTGTTTGCTGTATTTTTATTGGGTCTTACCGACTATGCCAAAAAAATCCCCAAACTTGGGGCTTATTTAGAGCGCCTGCCGCACACGCTGATGGTGGGTATGGTGGCAGGACTCTTACTGCTCATCATCGGTGGTTTTTTGGCAAATTTTGGTAATGAGCTTGCTAATCAGTTTTCCGACATCAAAAAGATGATTCCTGCTGCCATCATTGGCATTGATAATTATCTGCAAGGCTATCCGACCATCTATGAGTGGGTAACGACCCGAGAATGGTTCGTTGAAGTGCGCCAAAACCCAGAGATACTGTTCTCGCAGTTTGGACAAGAAGCAATCGGCAGCATACCGATGCTACTTGGTGGTTTCGTCAGCGGCGTGGGTACTTTTGTCATCATTTTGTTACTTGGATTATTTTTTGCATTAAATCCAGCCATGTATCAGCGTAGCTTCATCGCTTTGGTGCCAAAAGTCCACCGAGACAAAGCCAAATATCTGCTTGAACGCAGCTACGATGCTTTAAAACAATGGCTGGTCGGTCAGTTGGTGGTGATGTCCTTTGTCGGTATCGCAACGACGATTGCGCTGTGGCTTATGGATGTGAAATTTGCCTTGGCGCTTGGCGTTACTGCTTTTGTGCTAGACTTCATTCCCGTCATTGGTCCTTGGCTCTCTGCCGTCCCCATCTTATTGGTTACACTAATCCTTGCTCCTGATATGTTGCTTTGGGTGCTGCTCATGATCATCGTGGTGCAGCAGATGGAAAGTTACATCGTCTCGCCCATCGTCCAGCAAAGACTGGTGGACCTGCCACCTGTGGCACTACTGCTGTCTCAGATCATCATGGGATCTATGACGGGCATTTTGGGTGTGGCGTTGGCTACGCCGCTCATGGTGGTGGCGATCGTATGGGTGCAGGTGCTTTACATCAAATTCACCCTTGGTGATTATCAACTTAAAATCATGGGGCAAAATGACGAAGACCTTCGTCATGATAGATATAACCAGCCTGAGCCGATGCAAGTGGTGAAATCCGAGCACATCAAGATCAGTGATTAA